Below is a window of Dictyostelium discoideum AX4 chromosome 1 chromosome, whole genome shotgun sequence DNA.
TACAACTGTCATATTAGTAACAGTGGTTACATTTGTATCTGGATTATGtttaatttcatattttatttcatttgatttcgAGTTACCTccagtagtagtggtagtagtattTAAAAGATCATTAATAGTTTCATTATAAATCTCTAAAAAGAAACATTCAATTTGATAAGTCCAACCTTTTTCAGTTAGATCTTGAATGGATGAGAAAATCTTTTCAACAGTTCTTGGTATCATACCACGTTGTGATGGTACTTTTAGGTCACCTAAAATACTATGAGTTTTACCTGAACCAGTTTGACCATATGTAAAAATGCAAGTATTATAACCATCCAATGAAGATTGAACCAATTGTGAAATATCTTCAAACACCAACTCTTGAGTTGAAGAAGGACCAAATACACGATCAAATGTAAACGTTGATTTCTTTATCGATGCTTCACCATTGAAAGAGTCAATGGTTGGTGATTTCACTTCAACCAAATTATCAGTACCTGCTGGTATATTGAAAACTGAGCCGTTTGCACCCTGGCCTGAGGAGAAGTCGGGTCTAATCCTACAGAAAACTCTAATGTTTCCTTTAAGTTCTTGAATTGTATTATGTAATTTTCTACGAACTTTTTCATCGGATCTACTCTTTTCCAAGAGTTCCCTATTCTCTTTCCTCAATGACTCAATCTCGGTATCCCTTTCACGCACCAACTGATTCAAACGTaatatttcatcatcaaGATCCTTTGTAACATCTTTCATATTATTGAATTTCTCATCGACTTGAATGGCTTTCAATGATGATGATCTAATCTCATGTTGTAAATCCAATATCATTTGATTGGATTGTTGTAAATCTCTCTCCATATTATCCTTTAAAACTGAAACTTGACTAACCTTATAATGAGCCTccattaattctttttctttttcttttaatgattgtaaaacattttttaattctaatttaattttttcaacttctttatttttttcttcaaaatCTAATCTAGTTTTAATATCTTGAATTGAAAGTGatactaaaataaaataaaataaaataattaattaattaattaattaattaataaaaaaaaagttacaattgtatattaaatttaaattttaaaacatacATCTTGGTGGCTTTAATTGTTCACTTATATTATCGAATTGAGATTGTAAATTACCTCTAACAGTTTGAGTGAATTGATCGATTTTATTCATTCTTTCATGAAGTgcatgttgttgttgtaaatcaaaactactattattactgcaactactactaatacttatattattattattatcattattcaatgttgttgatgttgttgttattgttgttggagAAGAATACATTGTTGAAaagaaatttgatttttcaaatttaatcgaagaatttaataaattactatttggtgatattgtattattttgtaCTGgtgataatatattattattactattactactattattactattgatattgatattgttatttttattattaatattattattattcatatttgtatttaattttgaaattggagTTAtaggttttttaaaatttgaagttAATGGTTTATGAGTATCgtctaatttctttttaacaGTTGGTCTAATATTAGTTGTTggattatttcttttttgcaTTAATAATGCTCTACTATGAtgtgatgaatttaattgtGATATTTGCATACTAACATTATTAATGCTATTTTTAAGtggattattattgctactaCTACTTTCAATATCTTCTAATTTTATATCTGTATTCGTTAAAAGTGGTTGGtggtattgttgttgaatgAATTTTGAATCTGTTGAGGGTGGATATGAAATTCTATCGTTTGATtgtgacgatgatgatgctgGTTTTCTTAATAAACTTGGTCTACTATTGATTGTATTagtaattatatttaatggTTGAGATTGTGATTGAGATGAATATAGTTGTCTTTTTTCCATTCTAATCTTTCTATATTTTTTGAGTAAACGTGAATTAAAAATCctttaaagaaataaatatagaaataccttttattttatttctatatttatatata
It encodes the following:
- the kif2 gene encoding kinesin family member 2 — its product is MEKRQLYSSQSQSQPLNIITNTINSRPSLLRKPASSSSQSNDRISYPPSTDSKFIQQQYHQPLLTNTDIKLEDIESSSSNNNPLKNSINNVSMQISQLNSSHHSRALLMQKRNNPTTNIRPTVKKKLDDTHKPLTSNFKKPITPISKLNTNMNNNNINNKNNNININSNNSSNSNNNILSPVQNNTISPNSNLLNSSIKFEKSNFFSTMYSSPTTITTTSTTLNNDNNNNISISSSCSNNSSFDLQQQHALHERMNKIDQFTQTVRGNLQSQFDNISEQLKPPRLSLSIQDIKTRLDFEEKNKEVEKIKLELKNVLQSLKEKEKELMEAHYKVSQVSVLKDNMERDLQQSNQMILDLQHEIRSSSLKAIQVDEKFNNMKDVTKDLDDEILRLNQLVRERDTEIESLRKENRELLEKSRSDEKVRRKLHNTIQELKGNIRVFCRIRPDFSSGQGANGSVFNIPAGTDNLVEVKSPTIDSFNGEASIKKSTFTFDRVFGPSSTQELVFEDISQLVQSSLDGYNTCIFTYGQTGSGKTHSILGDLKVPSQRGMIPRTVEKIFSSIQDLTEKGWTYQIECFFLEIYNETINDLLNTTTTTTGGNSKSNEIKYEIKHNPDTNVTTVTNMTVVPVTHPSQVYELLNLANKNRSVAKTLCNERSSRSHTVFQLKLIGYNQQSSERTQGLLNLIDLAGSERVSRSGVEGKQLKETQAINKSLSSLGDVISALANKEQHIPYRNSKLTFLLQNSIGGNSKTLMFVNISPELKDLQESTSSLRFAAKVNSCELGAARKQKII